A portion of the Bdellovibrio bacteriovorus genome contains these proteins:
- a CDS encoding di-heme oxidoredictase family protein, translated as MKFIAGLILVFTAPQSWGAPVSMDYVYATRSGGDSTTSVPGESALAFQQPSPALTESEIARHLKGDILFGRGFSSGPDSDLTGLGPVFNNNSCTACHARDGRGALPLVPPGQEWVMLRQNESIFLRISVEDGTKTPRDEPHGWGGPIAVPGFSTQLFHLGSFGVRKDFPGVGQARVWMKHEFSEFTYPDGKKVVLRKPIFKITDAYDPRIYSSDVKTSPRMGTPMIGLGLLEAIREEDILALAARDLSEEGVHGKPNYVFDVQKKMRGDAYPVSLGRFGLKANTPSVFHQSLGALNGDLGVTNYAFPIESIFGTALYESLGLDKAPAAVEAKDQVADDLVFYSETLGVPERRHIDDPIVIKGAEVFHQVNCTSCHQPSFTTGVAKNPAFSNQKIYPFTDMLLHDMGDGLADGRQDFEANGRQWKTRPLWGLGHTQTINPRAGFLHDGRARTLEEAILWHDGEARYSKTKFTQLPLADREALIKFLRSL; from the coding sequence ATGAAATTTATTGCCGGGCTTATTTTAGTTTTCACCGCGCCTCAGTCATGGGGCGCACCTGTTTCCATGGACTATGTTTACGCCACCCGCAGTGGGGGTGACTCTACAACATCAGTGCCCGGAGAGTCCGCGCTTGCTTTTCAACAGCCGTCACCCGCACTCACTGAAAGTGAGATCGCTCGACATCTTAAAGGCGACATCCTTTTTGGTCGTGGATTTTCCTCAGGCCCTGACAGTGATCTGACGGGGCTGGGGCCGGTGTTTAATAATAACAGCTGTACGGCTTGTCATGCTCGCGATGGGCGCGGTGCTTTGCCGCTGGTTCCTCCGGGGCAGGAATGGGTGATGCTTCGTCAAAACGAATCCATTTTCTTGCGTATCAGTGTGGAAGATGGAACAAAAACACCCCGCGATGAACCGCACGGGTGGGGGGGGCCGATCGCGGTTCCGGGATTTTCAACCCAGTTGTTTCATCTGGGCAGTTTTGGCGTGCGCAAAGATTTTCCCGGTGTGGGGCAAGCCCGTGTTTGGATGAAGCATGAGTTTTCTGAATTCACTTATCCTGATGGCAAGAAAGTTGTTTTAAGAAAACCGATTTTTAAAATCACCGATGCCTATGATCCAAGAATTTATTCTAGCGACGTAAAAACAAGCCCGCGCATGGGAACTCCCATGATTGGTCTAGGCTTACTTGAAGCGATTCGCGAAGAAGATATTTTAGCTTTAGCGGCTCGGGATCTTTCTGAAGAAGGCGTTCACGGAAAACCGAATTACGTTTTTGATGTGCAAAAGAAAATGCGGGGGGATGCTTATCCGGTGTCCTTGGGGCGATTTGGTTTAAAGGCCAATACGCCGTCGGTCTTTCACCAATCCTTGGGGGCTTTAAACGGGGATCTTGGAGTTACGAACTATGCCTTCCCGATTGAAAGTATTTTTGGCACGGCTTTATATGAATCTTTGGGGCTAGATAAAGCGCCCGCGGCGGTCGAAGCAAAAGATCAAGTCGCCGATGATTTGGTTTTTTATTCAGAAACTTTGGGCGTGCCGGAACGTCGTCATATTGATGATCCTATTGTGATTAAAGGCGCTGAAGTTTTTCATCAAGTCAACTGCACCAGCTGTCATCAACCCAGTTTCACCACCGGTGTAGCAAAGAACCCGGCCTTTTCAAATCAAAAGATTTATCCGTTCACCGATATGCTTTTGCATGACATGGGTGACGGCTTAGCCGATGGTCGTCAAGACTTTGAAGCCAATGGCAGGCAGTGGAAGACCCGTCCTTTATGGGGCCTTGGTCACACTCAAACCATCAATCCTCGCGCGGGCTTTTTACATGATGGACGCGCGCGCACCTTGGAAGAAGCTATTTTGTGGCATGACGGGGAAGCTCGTTATTCAAAAACAAAATTCACGCAGTTGCCGTTGGCGGATCGTGAAGCTTTGATTAAGTTTTTAAGATCCCTATAA
- a CDS encoding imelysin family protein, with protein MKSLFVSLFAVLGFAVSAQAVTRAEVIQNVSYNVILKTYADFQQKSQELKASVDTLIAQPTQKNLEAAQSAWRAARYSYEVSEGFLFGPMDSLGIDPMIDTWPLALTDLKKILSSNYEINTEFVRGLPSEVQGFHAIEYFLFGEGITSNTRSVGTIKPREFAYLQAATELLNEQVALLIYSWTTHHDPEDTSSVGYYYLISQPGASNPFYTSEEAVMAEFGNGIVGILAEASGAKLPDATGETPEDANARLEESPFSWNSLNDYMSNVDSIYNVYTGTFGGIGNGPGLKALVAQQNPVLAEQVEVQILLCRQKIADIAGPQGISFGRAIKTPDGRVRIFAAIAELKKLEDMFTNQVNPLL; from the coding sequence ATGAAAAGCCTTTTTGTCAGTTTATTTGCGGTGCTGGGTTTTGCCGTGTCGGCGCAGGCCGTGACTCGTGCGGAAGTTATCCAGAACGTTTCTTACAACGTGATCTTAAAAACCTATGCGGATTTCCAACAAAAATCTCAAGAGCTGAAAGCCTCTGTCGATACGCTGATCGCGCAGCCCACGCAAAAAAATCTTGAGGCCGCCCAAAGCGCGTGGAGAGCGGCTCGCTATTCTTACGAAGTTTCAGAAGGCTTTTTGTTTGGTCCGATGGACAGCTTGGGTATTGATCCGATGATCGATACTTGGCCTTTGGCTTTAACGGATCTTAAAAAAATTCTTTCTTCTAATTATGAAATCAACACTGAATTCGTGCGTGGTTTGCCTTCTGAAGTTCAAGGTTTCCACGCGATTGAATACTTCCTTTTTGGTGAAGGAATCACTTCCAACACTCGCAGTGTGGGGACGATCAAGCCTCGTGAATTTGCTTACCTTCAAGCCGCAACGGAACTATTAAACGAACAAGTAGCTCTTTTGATTTACTCTTGGACCACTCACCATGATCCAGAAGACACAAGCTCTGTGGGGTACTATTATCTTATCAGCCAGCCCGGTGCGAGCAATCCTTTCTACACCAGCGAAGAAGCGGTGATGGCGGAATTTGGTAACGGCATTGTCGGTATCTTGGCTGAAGCGAGCGGTGCCAAACTTCCGGACGCCACCGGTGAAACACCTGAAGATGCGAATGCTCGTTTAGAAGAATCCCCGTTTTCATGGAATTCTTTAAATGATTACATGAGCAACGTGGATTCTATCTACAATGTTTACACGGGAACTTTCGGTGGCATTGGTAACGGTCCAGGTTTAAAAGCTTTAGTCGCGCAACAAAATCCGGTGCTTGCAGAACAAGTTGAAGTTCAAATTCTTTTGTGCCGTCAAAAAATTGCCGACATCGCCGGTCCTCAAGGGATTTCTTTTGGGCGTGCGATTAAAACTCCAGACGGTCGCGTAAGAATTTTTGCGGCGATTGCCGAGCTTAAAAAATTAGAAGACATGTTTACAAACCAAGTAAATCCGCTTCTGTAA
- the pdxH gene encoding pyridoxamine 5'-phosphate oxidase — MFDTSIDPFVQFDRLLKEAIAKQVPEANAMSLATVDEKGTPSVRIVYLKEVSQEGFVFYGNYESHKGKDIDANPQVCLNFHWPVLWHQIRITGKASKISAEESDKYFATRARLSQLGAWASKQSSEIPDQEWLSRRVQEYEKQFEGQPVPRPQNWGGWRVIPEEIEFWFGLNGRLHERYIYKREGKSWKTFQRSP; from the coding sequence ATGTTCGATACAAGCATTGACCCTTTTGTGCAGTTTGATCGCCTCTTAAAAGAGGCGATCGCAAAACAAGTCCCGGAAGCAAACGCGATGTCGCTGGCCACCGTGGATGAAAAGGGAACTCCTTCCGTGAGAATCGTCTATCTTAAAGAGGTCTCACAGGAAGGTTTTGTTTTTTATGGCAACTATGAAAGTCATAAAGGCAAAGACATCGACGCCAACCCACAAGTGTGTTTGAATTTTCATTGGCCTGTTCTGTGGCACCAAATCCGCATCACGGGAAAAGCTTCTAAAATTTCCGCGGAAGAAAGTGATAAGTACTTTGCCACGCGCGCTCGGTTAAGCCAATTAGGTGCTTGGGCCAGTAAACAAAGTTCTGAAATCCCGGATCAAGAATGGCTTTCGCGTCGGGTGCAAGAGTATGAAAAACAGTTTGAAGGGCAGCCTGTTCCGCGTCCCCAGAATTGGGGGGGATGGCGCGTGATCCCTGAAGAAATTGAATTCTGGTTTGGCCTCAATGGCCGTTTGCATGAGCGCTACATCTATAAACGTGAAGGAAAGTCCTGGAAGACCTTCCAGCGCAGTCCTTAA
- a CDS encoding FKBP-type peptidyl-prolyl cis-trans isomerase, producing MNKLVLGALVVAALTVTTACQKKVKLDTDVRKASYAIGQQIGGNLKQQNIDIDTDALAMALKDAMAGKNEMSKEDMQAAMMKLQEMAMKKQSEVADSNAKAGKEFLEKNKSAAGVKSTASGLQYIMEKEGTGATPKKEDVVKVHYKGTLTNGEQFDSSYDRGQPAEFPVGGVIPGWTEALQLMKVGGKAKLFIPPELAYGPSGRPGIPPNSVLVFDVELIEIVKAPPKAKK from the coding sequence ATGAATAAGTTAGTACTTGGAGCCCTCGTTGTAGCAGCTTTGACTGTAACAACTGCGTGCCAAAAGAAAGTAAAGCTCGACACAGACGTAAGAAAAGCGAGCTATGCTATCGGTCAACAAATCGGTGGTAACTTGAAACAACAAAATATCGACATCGATACGGATGCTCTGGCAATGGCGTTGAAAGATGCTATGGCTGGTAAAAACGAAATGTCTAAAGAAGACATGCAAGCCGCGATGATGAAACTTCAAGAAATGGCGATGAAAAAGCAATCTGAAGTTGCGGATTCAAATGCTAAAGCGGGTAAAGAATTCCTAGAAAAAAACAAATCAGCGGCGGGTGTTAAATCAACAGCTTCTGGCTTGCAATACATCATGGAAAAAGAAGGCACTGGTGCCACTCCTAAAAAAGAAGACGTCGTAAAAGTTCACTACAAAGGAACTTTGACGAACGGCGAACAATTCGATTCTTCTTACGATCGTGGTCAACCTGCTGAATTCCCCGTGGGCGGCGTGATCCCAGGTTGGACAGAAGCTCTTCAATTGATGAAAGTGGGCGGCAAAGCTAAACTTTTCATCCCACCAGAACTTGCTTACGGTCCTTCTGGTCGTCCAGGCATCCCACCGAACTCAGTTCTAGTTTTCGATGTTGAGTTGATCGAGATCGTTAAAGCTCCACCAAAAGCTAAGAAATAA
- a CDS encoding twin-arginine translocase TatA/TatE family subunit, whose protein sequence is MNLGWTEILLIGGIALLLFGPSKLPGLGRSLGESIRGFKKALNEDPKEESEVNREQLTRNNQAPMNPSEVKQEERDVNKKS, encoded by the coding sequence ATGAACCTTGGATGGACGGAAATTCTATTGATTGGCGGTATTGCTTTGCTTCTATTTGGGCCAAGTAAACTTCCCGGTTTGGGACGTTCTTTGGGGGAGTCTATTCGCGGATTTAAAAAAGCTCTTAACGAAGATCCTAAAGAGGAAAGCGAAGTGAATCGCGAGCAACTGACTCGCAATAACCAAGCGCCGATGAACCCATCGGAAGTTAAACAAGAAGAGCGAGACGTAAATAAAAAATCTTAA
- a CDS encoding response regulator transcription factor, with translation MRILVVEDQVKMANFLKKGLNEVGYAVDIAECGAAAESYMAQGEYDLVILDVMLPDQSGIDTARHIRTDGYDGPILMLTALATTKDKVHGLDAGADDYLTKPYSFDELHARVRALLRRKTPLPNGAKSNTLKYSELELDLIQRRARRDGQEISLTTKEFALLEYFMRNPERPLGRVSIAEHVWDIHFDSESNVIDVYINLLRKKIDAPFSKKLIHTVVGTGYVLKENL, from the coding sequence ATGCGTATTCTTGTCGTTGAAGACCAAGTCAAAATGGCTAACTTTTTAAAAAAAGGCCTCAATGAGGTGGGCTATGCCGTAGATATCGCCGAGTGCGGAGCGGCGGCGGAATCTTATATGGCTCAAGGTGAATACGATTTGGTGATCTTAGATGTCATGCTGCCCGATCAAAGTGGCATTGATACAGCCCGACACATTCGCACGGACGGATACGATGGACCGATCCTTATGCTCACGGCCCTTGCGACCACCAAAGACAAAGTTCATGGCTTAGATGCCGGTGCCGATGATTATCTTACCAAACCTTATTCTTTTGATGAACTTCATGCCCGGGTGCGCGCTTTACTTCGCCGAAAAACTCCATTGCCCAATGGAGCTAAATCCAACACACTGAAATATTCAGAGTTGGAACTTGATTTGATCCAACGTCGTGCGCGTCGCGACGGTCAGGAAATTTCACTGACCACCAAGGAGTTTGCGTTATTAGAATATTTCATGCGCAACCCCGAGCGTCCTTTAGGTCGCGTTTCGATTGCCGAACACGTTTGGGATATTCATTTTGATTCTGAAAGCAACGTCATCGACGTGTACATCAATTTATTGCGTAAAAAAATCGATGCGCCATTTTCTAAGAAACTGATCCATACGGTTGTTGGAACAGGCTATGTTCTTAAAGAAAATCTTTAG
- a CDS encoding sensor histidine kinase — MFLKKIFSPLSSLSIRLRLAIIFVFIFGATTIVFNMFLFKAMIDTLQQDFDDALFNYSVDVSEGIEIGIKGDLSFPPLRLDHGKILPFPLGTALIQVRHSSGAVLARVGNFGDFNPPYKKDFERIWKGEEATYRTINKVSNIPSAEADSYRLISFPLDNAAKPQLLLQIAVPMTLLETQVRQRLTLLQIGIPLVLIIATFGGMFFSTRALKPLKNMIQTAKEIKATELSKRVPVPNAKDEIRELTLTMNDMLDRIEQSFQSQERFVADASHQLLTPLTIMRGELELLQKTEKKDIDGFIKSSLQEVDNLADIVQEMLLLSRVDAGIGALNLQDLALDEVVFETLPRAERLANSKGIKLKFDINNESGGDRKMIRGDNDLLQNLIFNIIENAIKYSPNNEIVTITLNWKAESSELVIQDNGPGINEDQLPYIFDRFSRGSKIETRVKGFGLGLAIAQKIAILHNTKIKAENRPGHGAQFSIEIKNI, encoded by the coding sequence ATGTTCTTAAAGAAAATCTTTAGTCCTTTATCAAGTCTTAGTATTCGCCTTCGTCTCGCTATCATCTTTGTCTTTATCTTTGGGGCGACGACCATCGTTTTTAATATGTTTTTATTTAAAGCGATGATCGATACGCTTCAGCAGGATTTCGATGATGCGCTTTTTAATTATTCCGTCGACGTATCGGAAGGGATTGAAATCGGCATCAAAGGCGATCTTAGCTTCCCGCCTTTGCGTTTAGATCACGGTAAGATCTTGCCCTTTCCGTTAGGAACCGCCTTGATTCAAGTGCGCCACAGTTCGGGTGCCGTGCTTGCACGGGTCGGAAATTTCGGTGATTTTAATCCGCCTTATAAAAAAGATTTCGAACGCATTTGGAAGGGCGAAGAAGCCACCTATCGCACCATCAACAAGGTCAGCAACATTCCGTCAGCCGAAGCGGATTCTTATCGTTTGATTTCTTTTCCGTTAGATAATGCCGCCAAACCGCAGTTGTTGTTACAAATCGCCGTGCCCATGACTTTGCTTGAAACCCAAGTGCGCCAGCGCTTGACGTTGTTGCAAATCGGAATTCCCTTAGTTCTTATTATCGCGACCTTTGGGGGCATGTTCTTTTCTACGCGGGCGCTAAAGCCCTTAAAGAACATGATCCAAACGGCCAAAGAAATTAAAGCGACAGAACTTTCTAAACGCGTTCCGGTTCCGAATGCCAAAGATGAAATTCGCGAGCTGACATTAACCATGAACGATATGCTTGATCGCATCGAACAGTCTTTTCAAAGTCAGGAACGATTTGTCGCCGATGCTTCGCACCAACTGCTGACGCCCCTGACGATCATGCGCGGTGAATTAGAGCTTTTGCAAAAGACCGAAAAAAAAGACATCGATGGTTTTATTAAAAGCTCTTTGCAAGAGGTTGATAATTTAGCCGACATTGTCCAAGAGATGCTTTTATTGTCCCGCGTGGACGCAGGGATTGGAGCCTTAAATCTTCAAGACCTTGCGCTAGATGAAGTTGTTTTTGAGACGCTCCCCCGGGCTGAACGCCTGGCGAACTCCAAAGGCATCAAATTAAAATTTGATATCAATAATGAGTCCGGCGGCGATCGCAAAATGATCCGCGGGGACAATGATCTGCTGCAAAATCTGATTTTTAATATCATCGAAAATGCGATTAAGTATTCGCCCAATAATGAGATCGTGACCATCACTTTAAACTGGAAAGCTGAATCGTCAGAGCTAGTTATCCAGGATAACGGACCTGGAATTAATGAGGACCAGCTGCCTTATATCTTTGATCGTTTCTCTCGCGGCTCTAAAATTGAGACTCGCGTTAAAGGCTTTGGTCTGGGCTTAGCCATCGCCCAAAAGATCGCCATTCTTCACAACACAAAAATCAAAGCTGAGAATCGTCCAGGTCACGGCGCACAATTTAGTATTGAAATTAAAAACATTTAA
- a CDS encoding NADPH-dependent FMN reductase, whose protein sequence is MAKKVLALVGGISKDSLNKKFYNALKENAPSGFEVDTFDISLLPHFSQDIEKDAPKIVKDFKQRIKDCDAVLIITPEYNRSMPGVLKNAIDWGSRPHPDNSWEGKKGAITGASSGSIGTFGAQQHLRQVMAHLNVQMLCQPEFYFNGNKAFDENGKLTEERTKEFIKKYWNAFQEFLK, encoded by the coding sequence ATGGCAAAAAAAGTTTTAGCCCTTGTGGGTGGGATCTCGAAAGACTCTTTAAATAAAAAATTTTATAACGCCTTAAAAGAAAATGCGCCCAGTGGATTTGAGGTCGATACATTTGATATTTCGCTGTTGCCTCATTTCAGCCAAGACATCGAAAAAGACGCGCCAAAAATTGTAAAAGATTTTAAGCAACGAATTAAAGACTGCGATGCCGTTCTGATCATCACGCCTGAATACAACCGATCCATGCCCGGGGTTTTAAAAAATGCCATTGACTGGGGCTCGCGCCCTCATCCCGATAATTCTTGGGAAGGTAAGAAGGGTGCAATCACGGGGGCTTCGTCGGGCAGTATCGGGACGTTCGGGGCCCAACAGCACTTGCGACAGGTGATGGCGCATTTAAATGTGCAGATGCTGTGTCAGCCTGAATTTTATTTTAATGGCAATAAGGCCTTTGATGAAAATGGAAAGCTCACCGAAGAGCGCACGAAGGAATTTATCAAAAAATATTGGAATGCTTTCCAAGAATTTTTAAAGTAG